A DNA window from Elephas maximus indicus isolate mEleMax1 chromosome 17, mEleMax1 primary haplotype, whole genome shotgun sequence contains the following coding sequences:
- the TIRAP gene encoding toll/interleukin-1 receptor domain-containing adapter protein isoform X2: MTSPTSLPTPRSQSKKPMGRMAGWFRQALLKKPKKLPFSSESTPGDVSRLTSQDSSPPLSLSSVKSPTPPPAPMGASSSGRWTKDYDVCVCHSEEDLAAAQKLVSYLEGSAASLRCYLQLRDATPGGAIVSELCQALSNSHCRVLLITPGFLQDPWCRSADTWLTSYVTVRPRGGTKLEKRVGEPIQGLKFQQKV; the protein is encoded by the exons ATGACATCACCAACCTCCCTGCCAACTCCTCGCTCCCAGTCCAAGAAGCCCATGGGCAGGATGGCTG GCTGGTTCAGGCAGGCCCTGTTGAAGAAGCCCAAGAAGCTGCCCTTCTCTTCAGAAAGCACGCCTGGTGATGTTTCCCGGCTGACCTCACAGGACAGCTCCCCACCCCTGAGCCTCAGCTCAGTCAAGTCTCCCACCCCGCCACCAGCACCCATGGGCGCCAGCAGCAGTGGCCGCTGGACCAAAGACTATGATGTCTGTGTGTGCCACAGTGAGGAGGACCTGGCAGCTGCTCAGAAACTGGTCTCCTACCTGGAGGGCAGTGCTGCCAGCTTGCGCTGCTACCTGCAGCTTCGCGACGCAACCCCAGGTGGCGCCATTGTGTCGGAGCTGTGCCAGGCACTAAGCAATAGTCACTGCCGTGTGCTGCTCATCACCCCAGGCTTCCTCCAGGACCCGTGGTGCAG ATCTGCGGACACTTGGTTGACGTCTTACGTTACTGTGAGACCCAGAGGTGGAACAAAGCTGGAAAAAAGAGTTGGAGAGCCCATCCAGGGCCTTAAGTTCCAGCAGAAGGTGTGA
- the TIRAP gene encoding toll/interleukin-1 receptor domain-containing adapter protein isoform X1, whose translation MTSPTSLPTPRSQSKKPMGRMAGWFRQALLKKPKKLPFSSESTPGDVSRLTSQDSSPPLSLSSVKSPTPPPAPMGASSSGRWTKDYDVCVCHSEEDLAAAQKLVSYLEGSAASLRCYLQLRDATPGGAIVSELCQALSNSHCRVLLITPGFLQDPWCRYQMLQALTEAPTAEGCTIPLLSGLTRASYPAELRFMYYVDGRGPDGGFHQVKEAVMRYLRTLG comes from the exons ATGACATCACCAACCTCCCTGCCAACTCCTCGCTCCCAGTCCAAGAAGCCCATGGGCAGGATGGCTG GCTGGTTCAGGCAGGCCCTGTTGAAGAAGCCCAAGAAGCTGCCCTTCTCTTCAGAAAGCACGCCTGGTGATGTTTCCCGGCTGACCTCACAGGACAGCTCCCCACCCCTGAGCCTCAGCTCAGTCAAGTCTCCCACCCCGCCACCAGCACCCATGGGCGCCAGCAGCAGTGGCCGCTGGACCAAAGACTATGATGTCTGTGTGTGCCACAGTGAGGAGGACCTGGCAGCTGCTCAGAAACTGGTCTCCTACCTGGAGGGCAGTGCTGCCAGCTTGCGCTGCTACCTGCAGCTTCGCGACGCAACCCCAGGTGGCGCCATTGTGTCGGAGCTGTGCCAGGCACTAAGCAATAGTCACTGCCGTGTGCTGCTCATCACCCCAGGCTTCCTCCAGGACCCGTGGTGCAGGTACCAGATGCTGCAGGCCCTGACGGAGGCCCCCACGGCAGAGGGCTGCACCATCCCGCTGCTCTCGGGCTTGACCCGAGCCTCGTACCCTGCTGAGCTCCGCTTCATGTACTACGTGGATGGCAGGGGCCCTGACGGCGGCTTTCACCAAGTCAAGGAAGCTGTCATGCGTT ATCTGCGGACACTTGGTTGA